Sequence from the Miscanthus floridulus cultivar M001 chromosome 16, ASM1932011v1, whole genome shotgun sequence genome:
GAAGCCGATGAGCAAGGACGATGCCGCGGAAGGCAAGGCGAGGACGAAGGCCTTCAGCAGGCGAAGGGACATGGAGGTGAGGAAGAAGATGGAGGTGCTGAGGCGCCTCGTGccgagcggcagcggcagcagcgatGACGACGAGGTCGATGAGCTCCTTCTGCGCGCCGCCGGCTACATCGCGTGGCTGCAGTCGCAGGTGACGGTCATGCAGTTCATGGTCGACGTGCTCGAGGACACGAAGCATTAATCATTTTTTTATCAGGCTTGAGAATTGAGATGACACATGTGTAATACACACCATATACACATGATATTTACTTTTGTACTGGACCTCTTGGGTTCATGTGGTTCTTTATCTCTTTGTTTGATTGATGACGCCCCTGAGGAGGGATCGATCCTGAAGCTTGAGCAAGAGCCGCTTGCTGAACTGGATAACcctttttttctttcaaaaagcTACCAGCAATAGCTTTGCCGAGCATGCATTGATAAAGAAGTATAAAAtatcaaggttttaaatctccggctatagcctccgctatctccggctatagctgtttGAGAAGGATTTAGCTAAGTTTTTCCATGTACAAGTTAGCTCTTAGCTGCCGCTATAGCTGGCTATAGCCTGTTTTCGGATATAGAAAGCTAAATGGCTTAGCCGGCTATTTAAAACCTCGTAAAATATACAACACAACACCACAAACCCTTCAAGAGATGGGCTTGGGCTAGATGTTACCGCTGTCTTGTGCATGATCACCAAGTCAGCTCATGCAAGAATTTCTTTCCGATGCATCCATCGTTGACGCTCTAGACATCGAGAGtggcattgttttttttttttgatccaGCTGATCCTACTTCTCGCAAGTTGTTTCCAACTCTGTGAAACCTCACCATCCCTCACAAACAAAGAGTTGGGTGTCGCTCTACTATGTTAACAAACTCTGTGGCTATGTCTGTACCGCAAGGACATGTCAACTCATCATTGACTACAAGATCTTATAGTTTGTGTGGTAGGATGCTAGTCCCGTTTACCACAACTGTTGTTGTGTCTCTCCTGCTTCGATGCCTTTGAACCTCAAGTCTATGATCACGCCTTTGGTGGAGTCCTTGCGATCGGAGCTCAAAACCTTCATTGCAATTATTCGTCTAGAAGAAGTGATGCATCCCCTCAAGGAGGAGGCTTCTACCACCAAGTTATTGCTAGCGCGTGTGGCCAACCATTTGGAAAACATTCAGAGCCACATTTAGAGCATGCTTTCGTTGTTGACATGGACACATGGTCGAGCTCTTTGGTCCCTGTTCTCTGGCTCGGTGCTCTCCTGTATCATCGATCCTTTCTTCTCTTGTGGTAGCTTGCACGCCTGTTGACTCCTTGTTGTTTGAGGACACATGTGTGTGAAAGCTATTGATTCTGTCATACATGACGTGACCACAAGTATCTCTGTTAAGGAGATTCACAAATAAACGGACCAAAGACTTTGACATAGAACTTGACCAAAAGATGCCCCTGGTGCATGCCATTGAGGGTGGCCTCCGGAACCTCCATTGTTCATATGATCAAACAAATGCCACTGTAAGTTCTATCTCAACATGTAAGACCTTTACATCATCTTTTActaactatccacatcatcttTCACTAATAATAATCATGTAATGTCACTAAGTTCCAATCCCTTAATGTAAGCTATCCATGCCATCTCTACTTTAtttcatttcaaattcttcgCAATTCCCACAGCAACGCGTGAGGTATCTTCTAGTTTATTCCAAAATCTCACACAATCTAGGCAACCAAACAAGCTAGACAACTCCTCCATGATAGATTGAATTGGTGAAAAATGGTCTAAAATGAAGGAAGAGCATCTCCATGAACCATCTCAAAATGTAAGACAATCTGCACAAATTAAATGCAACAAGCTTGAAATGAAAGGGAAGCTAATTACCAACCCTGGCGTGCTTTCTTCAAAAATCACCACCCTCCATGAGCTTCATGGAATCACGGTGAGAAGCCggttggaggaggaggatgggggGTTTTGTACTGTACATTTTCACCACCGAGTTGATATAAGAAGCGACAACGACGATGTCTGTTTTTACTGTGTTCTAAACTCTAGGTGATGTGATGGAACTCAGAACCGATTATGATAAATTTTTTCACCTCCGGCACCAACCACGAACTGCCAGTGAAAATGGGCTCTCCTTTCACTGTAGGTCTGTGGTTGGAACTAACCGGCTGTGATACACATTTTCACGGACGAGTCGGGCATCCTCTGGGCTCACCCACTTCAGAATCAGCAGTGAAAATGCATCATGGTCAGTTCGCTggaaaccggtagtgatggacTGCATGGAAAATGGTTTCTGCAGTAATGTTTGTTAaatctatcacatatatatttATGCAAATTTTCTACTATTCATAGATTTGATTTAACGTTTAAAAAAATGCTCGCATTGAAATGCGTGCAAATTTATGAGGCTAAGGAGTacaagtattttttttcttttttctcgaaCAGGAGAGTAAGTATTTTTTTTtcaatacacatacatatatatatttgctaGTTAATATCAAAATACTGAAGTATACATATTATTGTAGATATAGAAGCATAGAAGCATAGTGATAGAAAATTGATACAGGGGACGAGGCGAGCCTGATGCCTCGTTGGCTTTGTAGCTGTCGCAGTTTGCCGGCTGGAACGACAAAAGCGATCTGCGGACGTCGTGCAGGACGAGGTAATTCTTCTGCATGACGTTGCCCATAATAGACAGGCTGGGAGACTTCTGGACGACCCAGCACACTACGCCGTCGCTCACTTCCACGACGTAGTTTGCCATCGGCAAGGCCATGTCAGCGCCGCCGTCGAAATGCAGCACCATCGCCGGGACAGCGCTCGAGAGCAGCCTGCCATTGCTAGGTTTCCGGTAGCACGCCTCGAATCCGTCCCAATCCTCTACCTGGGTAAGGTTCGTCTGCGACAGGAACGCCGCCTTCGCCTCCGTGTACGCCGGCTCAGCAAGATACGTCAGCGTCGTGCCGGAGTCGAACACGACACCATTGGGTCCGCCAACGCCGGCCGTCGTCGCCGAGCCGATCGTTATGCTACGCAGGTTCACGGCGTAGAAGGTGGTGGACGCGAGGAGGCCGGTGGACTGCACACCGGCGCCTGTCATGGTGGCTAGTGAGCCGAACAGCAGAGGGCTGGCCTTGGAGGCGTCACCGGTGAGGCAGTACATGAAGGTGCCAGCGTGGAGCTGGGAGACGAGGGACAGGGGCCCGCGGCCGAGCCCGACGAGGCCGGAGCCGGTGCCGTAGTTGCCCTCCGACGCGGTGGTGCAGCCGAAGCCGACGCCCGGCACCGCGTCGCCGCCGAGAGTGAAGGTCTCGCTCCCGAGGAACCCCTGCGTGTACTGGGGACGGTCGCCGCCGCCAAGGCCGTAAGAGTACGTGTAGTCGCACTCGGTGCCGCCGGCGGCACACCGTGCGACAGACCGCAGGGCGGTGCACAGACGGTGCGAGCACGGGAGCTTGGTGAACGTGGACGACGTGTCGGGGTGGTACGAAGGAGAGGAGGAGCCCcacgcggcgccggcgccgcactTGGTCCAGATCAGGTCGCTGCCGGTGTCGGCGAGGGCTGTCAGCTCCTGTGGCGGCGTGCCGATGGAGAACTCCATGTCGTAGGCGCCGACGACGCCGTCCATCCACAGGGGTACTGTCTCTGTGTTACTATTATTACTGTCCAAGTGGCTCGCCGAGGACTGCTTGTCGACTTGGGACCGGGCGGCGAGGAATGACAGCCGACGGTGAGACTCTTGAGCGGCCTGCGTGAAGTTGATGGCGGTGGTATCAGTGCGGGCACGGCGGATCATGGTGCCGCGGAAGCCTCGGCTTTCAGCATCGGCCGGAAGAGCGGGAACGACGAGGAAGAAGATCATGAACGACGCGAGGATAATAACTATGTGATTAGTAGTCATTTTGGATTTTCACAAGACGTGCCGCCTGTGCTTATTCCTTGATGTTTGCGTGGAGCATAGATTGATATATAGCAACGAGCACGTCGACTGCATTGTGGATATTGCTGAGCAAATACTTGGAAATTTCTCTTCAAGTGCCGTACGGCCTTCTTGTTGCACCCACGAACAAGAAGAACTTCTTGTTGCATTGCATTGTTTCAACCGCGCGACCTAGGTCGTCGCTGCAATGGATGAGCCTCGGGTTTTTCGTCGCCTACACAGCGGGAGCTGCATCCTCATTCGTCCGATCCCCAGTGTCGGCTACTACTTGAGCACTAGAATAAGCTAAGTTTATGCTCGGTATTTCTTAGCATGGTATCttgcaaacttttttttttctgtgtaGCCTCGATCGCGTAACAACGATGATTTAATATAAGAAAGTACTAAATACATCTTTCGTACGTGTAATAGATGGACGTTGGTCCGTTCTAAAAAGACAAATGTTATCGCCATTCTGTTACTGAGTGTTTGGTTTAAGGATTTAGTTGATATGATCAATCATTTTTTTACTTCTCATTTCTTGTTTGGTTTGGTAGAATTAAATGAGTTGATCCATTAACGTTTAAATTCTGGGTATAGGGCGTCCGTCTGCTCGGGCGGTGCTGATAGTAGGCCGTGACGCAGCCCAACAACCGCATCTTATCTGCTCATCCAACCAttctaaaaaaaagaagaaaaactcaCCTCACCGTAGTGCCGCGACAGCTCTCCGCGACGGTGCTCCGCCGTGCCGCCTCGGCGAGCCGCTCTCCACTGTGCTTCCCTCTCCATCGCGCCTCCGCTACGCCAGCCAGCATCTCCTCAGCGCCAGAGCATATGGCAGCtcgtcttcctccctctccaccgcggGCTTCTCCAGCGCACGGACCCGCCGTAGCCTTTTTCATTGTAGCAGCGAGCTCCGCGCCACCGGTGAGACCTACATCGATCGGTGAACTCCACGCGTTGATGAGCCTCCATTCCCAAGTAGCAAGGAGATGTTGTGCTGAACGTGCATGTTGCAGACGTATGCATGAAGTGTTTCATATAtttcagaggtatattgcaagtgtttcatatagatgttgcgaaagttgatctggatgttgcatatgctgcaagtgtttcataggcatgttgcaagcgtttgttcaaagtatatcatctatttcagacgtatgttgcaagagttttgatctggatgttgcatgtgtttcacacatatgttgcaagagtatgttccaaATGCTTCAGCTGTTTCATGAATtcttatgttacaagtgttttatctggatgttgcatatgtttcacacatgttgtaagtgtatgttccaaatattttatctgctttagacttatgttgcattcaagtgtttcatattgcaagtgttttgtgtttcagaggcatgttcaGAGAGTTGTGGGGGCACGGTCCAGGCGCTAAGAGAAGGGGCGTGGCGAGCCTGGGGCCGGCTAGGTCCTGCGGACgggcgtgctcgtcctcatcGAGGCTCACGGGTTCTGCTCGTGTGGAGAGAGGAGGGGTTCAGGGGAAGGAGTGGCGGGCGCAGCAGGGGTGCGCGTGTAAGGGCGTTGCAAGGCGGACGAGAGCAGAGCGAGGCAGACGGGGGACGGACGTGCATGTGCAGCAGCGATACAGCGTAGCGGCAGGTGCAGGCGGGCGGGCTAGGGCATCCGGACGTGCTCGTCTGctccggacgtccggacgctagtaaGTCCCAATTTTATAAGCTAAAAACTAATTGAgttcataatatatatatatatatatatatatatatatatatatatatatagagagagagagagagagagagagagagagtcataATACACCATCTCGTGGTTCTCAAGCCAAACAAATCATTGGATACGCGTGACGCCCACCAATATAGAATATATGTCGATGTGGTGATGATTACGCCAGCTAGCAATAAGCTGCTGAATATATAACATAAGCATGCATGGTATCGTTTAAAGGTCATATATACATGGTTTGGCACGGTACAAAACTGGTGCATACGTGGAATTATCTGAACGCCGaacgtagttagtagtgttagtagtattattagtagtaagtagtgatagtagtagtagtgttagtgttggtagtagttgtagtggtagtagtacttgttgttgtactacttcgatactttcatctgcatggaaagagaactaaagtatatggctcgtcttggtatatatatgtttgttggccttcgtgcctatgtttggtatatatgtggttgttggccatcgcgcctacgtttcttgcaggttttggaaacctccccgtgtaggggaggtgctgctgaaattttcaatggattctaacctaatgcctttttatgtaggagaaggacccgtgggagggactcggcgaccccgatcgtcttcgtcggtgctgctggtctgcctgcaccgcatcgcctcgccactgcaccgagaCGCCACtgccccactagcctgactccaccgccaccctaggtataaccccctcctcctttgcatgcatgttttatatggtcacatagcctagttaggcgtctcccgttcgaaagagatacggtcggaggtatgcagatctttgcatatctgtgaccgtatctctttcggattgtccacgtattttggacagcccgcggatgcatagatgaggttagtttccatggttcgttccggtccgagacagactttcggcatcacctccctgttgttctccggatacacactctcccttgcaggacgtgtatcgggagaacagcggggaggtgctgccaaaattctgtctcggataggagcggagcattgaaactgacctcatctacgcatccgcgggtgggattaggacctatcctcacctattagatggtaggaacgccgtgcagatgcaattgctggttatattactcgcttacatatgtatatgccagaggatggagaaccttgattggatgtacacgggccacgcaagtatgaccccagaatggatgactaagactaatgctttcttggagcattcatttggcaaggctgctagagggtcgagtcggatgctgtgtccctgcagcaaatgtgacaaccgtgtatgaaagaataggaagaacgtgggggaagatctttgcaagtatggattcacgccaaactatacctgctggatccaccatggtgaaaccgatcgtattagagaggaggtggtgagaccacgcctcgaggcttttgatagAGATGCGGGGGTAGCAGACTAGATGGATGACTTACAGGAGGGACGGTTTGGTGAAGGATTAGAGGACGAgccagaggaatccgcaaaggcgtactacgatatgctgtcttcggcacagaagccccttcatgaaaagacaatggtttcacaattggatgccattggatgcctaatggcgttcaagtcgcagtgtagcatgagtcgagacaacttcgatggtatgttggcagttgttggatccctgcttccggagggtcacattcttccgaagaacttgtacgagtcacataAACTTCTTTGtgcccttaagatgccgtatgagcacatccatgcttgtccgaatggttgcatcctatttaggaaagatcacgagaaagcaacgcactgtccaaagtgcaaatcctctaggtatctggaggtcaacactagtgatggcaagcaggaacagcttggtatccccgcgaaggtcctacggtaccttcctgtcataccgaggatccaacggctgtacatgatagaggagtccgcgaaacagatgacatggcacaaacatggcaaaagatacaatgctgacaagatggtacacccatcggatggcgatgcatggacccatttcgatggcatacatcatggtaaagctgaggaggctcggaatgtacatgtagcgctggcaacagatgggttcaacccctatggattgctggcggccccgtacacttgttggcccatgttcgtgatccccctcaatctcccccccggcgtcatgtttcaacccaagaacgtattcttATCACtaataattcctggacacccggggaacaagatgggtttgttcatggagcctctcattaatgaattgatccttgcttgggaaaagggggtactgacatatgaccaagctacaaagaagaacttcacaatgcatgtgtggtaccactactccctgcatgacttcctggcgtatggcatattctgcgcgtggtgtgttcacgggaagttcccatgcccaatatgcaagatagctatgaggttcacttggctgaagaggggtggcaagttttcttcatttgaccaacatcgtcaattcctccctcttgaccatccattcagatgagacatcaataacttcaggaaaggggttcaagtcactgaccctgcacctcagatgatgaccggtgccgaggtccgtgctgagatagaggctctcaaagatgataaagataaaggtggttttattggatatggtgaggaacaccagtggactcataaatcaggcttgactaggctcccctatttcaatgaccttgttccacacaacattgatgtaatgcacacagaaaagaatatcgctgaggcgctttttgcaacactcatggacattcttgataagtcaaaggacaacgttaaggctagactagacctggcaacgatgtgcgataggccaaagcaagtgatgaagcctcccgcgcccgacaagaaatggagaaggactccggtcaattttgtcttgaaaaaggaccaaaggaaggaagtactgCAGTGGATCCAGACATTAATGTTTCCTGATGGGCATGCAGCGaatttgagtaggggagtgaacttgtccactatgcgagtcttagggatgaagagtcatgactaccacatatggattgagcggctccttcctgcgatgacccggggatatgtccctaagcatgtgtggcgcgtgctggcagagttgagctatttcttccgccagctttgtgccaaggagttatctcagggcatgattgatgacttagagaaagtggcacctatgttgctctgcaagttggagaagatcttcccacccggcttcttcctggcgatgcagcatctgattttgcacctaccatacgaggcatgaatgggggggcccgtgtaGGCCCGTTAGTGCtatacaattgagagatgtctaaagattcttcagaaaaagtgtagaaataaagccaaaattgaggcttctgtggcagaggcattcattctggaggaggtgtcaaacttcacaacagcatactataaggatggccttcctagcgtgcacaatcatccccctcgttacaacgtggacgagagttcatcgaacctcagccttttcaaagggcaactcagaaaggcaagcgcatcgggcaccaagaccttgcggcatgatgagttgcgcactatcatgctgtatgtgttgttgaaccttgacgaagtgaagccttatgtgcagtaagttctcaatgagcttgttacatacgcccttgtcactatcctccatctatcgaaCCCCCTTATCTCTTGTTTTTAGGGCATTTCTAAAAAAATACTAGAGagggaatagggctccttcccctcaagaagaagatagtcttctcaaagatggtgtgcccgatttcatatcctggttcgatacgaaggtaccgtccaatttacctcattcaatctttgacatcccactttgctcctacgagcgagtaatgtaacgatctatccggcctcaccttgcaggcctgcaaggatgcggaaatggatgctgagttgaaagggctcgccaaaggcttcgcctacaaggtcaagtcattcaccgtttatgatgtgaatggctatcacTTTCACACAAGAAACTACGAGCGGAGTTAGCCCAATCGGAAAACAACGAATAccggagttcgtacgcccggcaccgatgagcacgactactacggcatagtagaagaaatatacgagctcaattttgagtgtcgcaaagctcctaatcaagtcgtcttcaaatgccattggtttgatcctaatgtcacgagaacagcctctgagattggacaagtcaaaattcgataggattctgtctatcaaggagaggatgtctatattatggctcaacaggccatgcaagtttattatctcccatgggcatGCCAAAAAGACCCCAATCTTATCGGTTGGTACCTTGTGCAGTTGGTATCGCCGCACGATAAACTGCctatcccaaacgatgaggattacaactttgacccaaacacatgggagttctatcaaccagaggggctagaagggaggtttgacatagacatgttttcgctgatgggcatggaagtagacaatgacattgatcagtacgatggagatgaggacgacggagaagaggtgcaaaatgctaaggacttacaaatgcttgagcgattacagttaggcgatgacaatgatgacaacgatggagatgagcccgatttactcgacaatattgatagtgatgacggcACCTATGATCCAGTCGCTGCCAATCATGAAGAATATTTCTAaatcatgtaatactatattattattattattgcaattatgtttcgttcattttgcatctctttataagtacttgtaatttaactgtgctaattggtttactctttgaaattgTAGGCACTTGACAAAATGCCAGGCGAAAGGCAGGCCCGTcggggggtcaactccctctacatgagggagcgctcaccacccCACGCTGAGGAGGACCCCTTGCCAGAGCcgtcgacgaggaggacgaggagcggtCGCCCCCGCAGCCGTCCGAGGATGAGGGTGCAGCCGGCTGCCACCCCGTCGGTGGACGAGGATGACCAGGCGGTGGGCCTGCACATAGGAGGGGTTGGCACTTCCTCTAACTCGTCGGACCACGGGGAGGCGGTGATAGCGACACCAGGGGGTTCCACTAGCACTGCCTCTGGCTCTACCTCGTCGGGAGTCTACTTGCGCGGGCCCTCGCAGCTCCCGGCACGGCCGATCCCACTTCACCGGCGCCCGGTGATTCGACCCagcggcgacaagtaagtattatttcactactatttcatatgacatgttgaaaatcgaactgcATCTCcacaattcttcttaatgactcttgcatcaactcggaagttgtgtccggaacgggccggcacatcaatggcaccctggGCCTTCTAATTCGGCAGCACTACCTTGGCATGGTCACCTATGCCTCGGTGACTTCGCCGCCctagacgtgggaccacttctacgCCGCCAAGGACAGCGAGTTTGGCAACGTTGCGGCGTGGATTAAGGCCGATTTCTaggtgagtcttcatcgcactaaattggtcaatactgcgcattcattggtcgttattgaaataatgaaacgatacatgatgtctgtatgcaggacttcttcaggtgcgacaaagggtttgaggaccgggcggcgtgagtgcaggacaaggtctgtaggtctcgactctcggacctataCTAGGAGATgcggctccagtgcatcatcaactacagcaccgacgtccttggtcaggtggtgagg
This genomic interval carries:
- the LOC136510532 gene encoding transcription factor PAR1-like, yielding MGAHTGSRRCSPSTSTARRRTRPAASSAATVAASRPSLKKPMSKDDAAEGKARTKAFSRRRDMEVRKKMEVLRRLVPSGSGSSDDDEVDELLLRAAGYIAWLQSQVTVMQFMVDVLEDTKH
- the LOC136510533 gene encoding aspartic proteinase nepenthesin-1-like, whose protein sequence is MTTNHIVIILASFMIFFLVVPALPADAESRGFRGTMIRRARTDTTAINFTQAAQESHRRLSFLAARSQVDKQSSASHLDSNNSNTETVPLWMDGVVGAYDMEFSIGTPPQELTALADTGSDLIWTKCGAGAAWGSSSPSYHPDTSSTFTKLPCSHRLCTALRSVARCAAGGTECDYTYSYGLGGGDRPQYTQGFLGSETFTLGGDAVPGVGFGCTTASEGNYGTGSGLVGLGRGPLSLVSQLHAGTFMYCLTGDASKASPLLFGSLATMTGAGVQSTGLLASTTFYAVNLRSITIGSATTAGVGGPNGVVFDSGTTLTYLAEPAYTEAKAAFLSQTNLTQVEDWDGFEACYRKPSNGRLLSSAVPAMVLHFDGGADMALPMANYVVEVSDGVVCWVVQKSPSLSIMGNVMQKNYLVLHDVRRSLLSFQPANCDSYKANEASGSPRPLYQFSITMLLCFYIYNNMYTSVF